The proteins below come from a single Faecalibaculum rodentium genomic window:
- the rsgA gene encoding ribosome small subunit-dependent GTPase A, whose protein sequence is MKRKEAAGKEPMEREGTVTKIISSQYTVQTPDGPVTAVPAGKLRRDRKPVVGDHVTVSRIQDSWRIEKIHPRQNELLRPRVANVDQALVVTSCKDPDFSQRLLDRLLFLTELSNIRPVILLTKTDLVDPGELEQIRGLLDLYAACGYTVLESCPESGDEQLAALLKGRISVLCGQSGAGKSSLLNRLDPSFHLRTQEISKALGRGKHTTRHCELHEVAKGLVADTPGFSSLDFSRMDLSGLDRKLTAFSPWTGQCRFADCRHINEPDCAIKQAVDAGRIPQGLYDDYKFLRQEEHNRR, encoded by the coding sequence ATGAAGCGAAAGGAAGCAGCAGGAAAGGAGCCCATGGAAAGAGAAGGGACAGTCACAAAAATCATTTCCAGTCAGTACACCGTCCAGACTCCGGATGGACCGGTGACGGCAGTACCCGCAGGAAAGCTGCGCAGAGACCGGAAACCGGTGGTGGGCGACCATGTCACGGTCAGCCGGATCCAGGACTCCTGGCGGATTGAGAAGATCCATCCCCGGCAGAACGAACTGCTGAGGCCCCGGGTTGCCAATGTGGATCAGGCACTGGTGGTCACGTCCTGCAAGGATCCGGATTTTTCGCAGCGTCTGCTCGACCGGCTGCTTTTCCTGACAGAGCTGTCAAACATCAGACCGGTCATCCTGCTGACAAAAACCGATCTGGTCGATCCGGGGGAACTGGAGCAGATACGCGGACTGCTGGATCTGTATGCTGCGTGCGGCTATACCGTACTGGAATCATGTCCGGAATCCGGAGATGAGCAGCTGGCAGCGTTGCTGAAGGGCCGGATCTCCGTGCTGTGCGGTCAGTCGGGAGCCGGCAAAAGCAGTCTACTCAACCGGCTGGATCCATCCTTCCATCTCCGCACACAGGAGATTTCCAAAGCGCTTGGGCGGGGAAAGCATACAACACGTCACTGCGAGCTGCATGAAGTCGCCAAAGGACTGGTTGCGGATACTCCCGGCTTTTCAAGCCTCGACTTTTCCAGGATGGACCTTTCAGGCCTGGACCGGAAACTGACCGCCTTTTCACCCTGGACCGGACAGTGTCGGTTTGCAGACTGCCGGCATATCAATGAACCGGACTGCGCCATCAAGCAGGCAGTTGATGCCGGCAGAATTCCGCAGGGTCTGTATGACGACTACAAATTCCTCAGGCAGGAAGAACACAACAGGAGGTAA
- the rpe gene encoding ribulose-phosphate 3-epimerase: MTERVVAPSVLSMDYSDTGAALQMLENSPAQWLHFDVMDGHFVPNLTFGPDILKGIRKGFSGILDVHLMTSDPACWVEPFRKAGADLITFHTEALDNDPSAVSELLDTIRSQGLQAGFSVKPGTPIELFASCLPHADLVLVMSVEPGFGGQSFMEGQLEKVRWLASQRAENDVTYRIEIDGGINGTTWKKAVESGADTLVAGSWLFSGDLDQKTAEMLQ, encoded by the coding sequence ATGACCGAACGTGTGGTGGCACCCTCTGTGCTTTCCATGGACTACTCTGATACAGGTGCGGCGCTGCAGATGCTGGAAAACAGTCCGGCCCAGTGGCTGCATTTCGATGTCATGGACGGACACTTTGTTCCGAACCTGACCTTCGGCCCCGATATACTGAAAGGCATCCGCAAGGGTTTCTCCGGCATCCTGGATGTGCATCTGATGACATCCGATCCGGCCTGCTGGGTCGAACCGTTCCGCAAAGCCGGTGCAGACCTGATTACGTTCCACACAGAGGCTCTGGACAACGATCCGTCTGCTGTATCGGAACTTCTCGACACCATCCGAAGTCAGGGACTGCAGGCTGGCTTTTCCGTCAAACCAGGTACGCCGATTGAGCTCTTTGCCTCCTGTCTTCCCCATGCCGATCTGGTGCTTGTGATGAGCGTCGAGCCGGGATTCGGCGGCCAGTCCTTCATGGAAGGCCAGCTGGAAAAAGTCCGCTGGCTTGCAAGTCAACGGGCAGAAAATGATGTGACGTACAGGATTGAAATCGATGGCGGGATCAATGGCACGACCTGGAAAAAAGCAGTGGAATCGGGGGCCGATACACTGGTAGCCGGTTCCTGGCTGTTCTCCGGCGACCTGGACCAGAAAACCGCCGAAATGCTGCAATGA
- a CDS encoding undecaprenyl-diphosphate phosphatase yields the protein MFRLAAAVILSVLTFWMPVGSRVHVELIAAMIRSPWYLPLTGCMQLGMTVGILVLTRKKLFAPGAWWLVAGILALIAGIVVPAQEVPPFVSGIITMATGLLFLIQSGMKLNPLNVHGVLRLILILTISCLGVIPGAGVLSMAMLAALITGEETSEAYSMACMASLWPQAVSGISHITVIPSLTPVSAATVILAGCIGFVLAPLLVKGLKRWFQNHTLLVFGFWRLGFGAVFLLVFCIL from the coding sequence ATGTTCAGACTGGCCGCTGCAGTGATCCTGAGCGTCCTGACGTTCTGGATGCCGGTGGGATCAAGAGTCCACGTGGAACTGATTGCAGCAATGATAAGATCTCCATGGTATCTGCCCCTGACAGGGTGCATGCAGCTGGGCATGACCGTCGGCATTCTGGTGCTGACACGAAAAAAACTCTTCGCTCCAGGGGCATGGTGGCTAGTGGCCGGGATTCTGGCCCTGATTGCCGGTATCGTCGTTCCAGCACAGGAGGTCCCGCCCTTTGTAAGCGGGATCATCACCATGGCCACCGGACTGCTCTTTCTGATTCAGTCAGGCATGAAGCTGAATCCGTTGAATGTACATGGCGTCCTGCGCCTGATACTCATCCTGACCATTTCCTGCCTTGGCGTGATCCCGGGAGCCGGGGTTCTGTCGATGGCTATGCTGGCGGCGCTGATCACAGGCGAAGAGACGTCTGAGGCTTACAGCATGGCCTGCATGGCCTCTTTGTGGCCGCAGGCAGTCAGCGGGATCAGCCACATAACCGTAATTCCGTCCCTGACGCCGGTTTCAGCTGCAACAGTGATTCTGGCTGGGTGCATCGGATTTGTTCTGGCGCCTTTGCTGGTCAAAGGACTGAAACGCTGGTTTCAAAACCATACACTGCTGGTGTTCGGGTTCTGGCGCCTGGGATTTGGTGCGGTGTTTCTGCTGGTTTTCTGTATCCTGTGA
- the ltrA gene encoding group II intron reverse transcriptase/maturase has protein sequence MDQIRLIQPEDLSTQEIFSMENLTNACRQVRRNNGAAGVDGVKARELPACPGEYWERLREQILDRSYKPLPAKRTDIPKPDGSMRGLNVPAARDRVIQACLANYLDYRKDFEMSNSSYGFRKNRRCEEAILKGLEFMNDGYDWIVDIDLRKFFDTVDQDRLIRLIDNLFHNRDITALTRKFVRAGVMIDGKLTRTERGIPQGGPLSPILANIYLDQADKELESRGLRFTRYADDMLIYVKSEAAANRVMKSFSNYLEKKLKLEVNASKSKVARPDEVKYLGFGFTKNKREWKAIPHEKSIHEFEQKMMKLTKRNWSVSLEERMEKINQVIRGWSNYFRCAWMYKKNMRKLDSKLRRRIRAIIWKQWKSIRKKEESLIKLGCPRDKAHSYACARQGCVRCAVTFLNKYIRNIHLKKKGLLTIEEYFDTVAERFMKSFVRTAQCRTARWVV, from the coding sequence ATGGACCAAATAAGACTGATACAGCCGGAAGACCTGAGCACACAGGAAATCTTCTCCATGGAGAACCTGACCAATGCGTGCAGACAGGTACGGCGAAACAATGGAGCTGCAGGGGTAGATGGAGTCAAAGCCAGAGAACTTCCTGCCTGCCCCGGAGAGTATTGGGAGCGACTGCGGGAACAGATACTGGACCGCAGTTATAAACCACTGCCAGCCAAAAGGACCGATATCCCGAAACCGGATGGGAGCATGCGGGGACTGAATGTCCCGGCTGCCAGAGATAGAGTCATACAGGCCTGTCTGGCAAACTATCTGGATTATAGGAAGGACTTCGAGATGAGCAACAGCTCATACGGGTTCAGGAAGAACAGGAGATGTGAAGAGGCGATACTGAAAGGCCTTGAGTTCATGAACGACGGGTATGACTGGATCGTCGACATCGACCTGAGGAAATTCTTCGACACGGTGGACCAGGACAGACTGATACGACTGATAGACAACCTGTTTCACAACAGAGATATAACTGCCCTGACGAGGAAATTCGTCAGGGCAGGAGTCATGATAGACGGCAAACTGACCAGGACGGAAAGGGGTATCCCACAGGGAGGACCGCTTTCACCGATACTGGCCAACATCTATCTGGACCAGGCCGACAAGGAACTGGAAAGCAGAGGGCTGAGATTCACGAGATACGCAGACGATATGCTCATCTATGTGAAGTCGGAAGCCGCCGCCAACAGGGTGATGAAGTCATTCAGCAATTATCTGGAAAAGAAGCTGAAGCTGGAAGTGAATGCTTCAAAATCGAAAGTGGCCAGACCGGATGAAGTGAAATATCTGGGGTTTGGTTTTACAAAGAACAAAAGGGAATGGAAGGCGATACCGCATGAGAAATCCATCCATGAGTTCGAACAGAAGATGATGAAGCTGACGAAGCGGAACTGGAGCGTATCCCTTGAAGAAAGAATGGAAAAAATCAACCAAGTCATCAGGGGATGGAGCAATTATTTCAGATGCGCATGGATGTATAAAAAGAACATGCGGAAACTGGACAGCAAGCTCCGGAGAAGAATCAGGGCCATTATCTGGAAGCAGTGGAAAAGCATCAGGAAAAAAGAAGAGAGCCTCATCAAACTGGGATGTCCCAGAGACAAGGCTCACTCATATGCGTGTGCACGACAAGGATGTGTCCGTTGTGCAGTCACGTTCCTGAACAAGTATATCAGAAATATACACCTGAAGAAGAAAGGCCTCCTGACCATAGAGGAATACTTCGATACGGTGGCAGAAAGGTTCATGAAATCATTTGTACGAACCGCCCAGTGCCGAACGGCACGCTGGGTGGTGTGA
- the rpmB gene encoding 50S ribosomal protein L28: protein MSRKCQVSGKGPLSGNKRSHSMRASRRKWNVNLQKATIMVDGKPQQVRISARALRTLKKQNAA, encoded by the coding sequence ATGTCGAGAAAATGCCAAGTATCAGGCAAGGGTCCTTTATCCGGAAACAAACGGTCTCACTCTATGCGTGCGAGCCGCCGGAAATGGAACGTGAACCTTCAGAAGGCTACCATCATGGTTGACGGAAAGCCGCAGCAGGTTCGCATCAGCGCACGCGCTCTGAGAACTCTGAAGAAACAGAACGCTGCCTGA
- a CDS encoding Spx/MgsR family RNA polymerase-binding regulatory protein — protein MVIIYTSPGCASCRKAKQWLKDNHIEFVEKNIFSSVLKESEIKYLLSRCENGTEDIISVRSKAFHSLKKGIDDYSTKELVTLIQKNPSILKRPILLSENSLVVGYDDDEITTMTPVAMRKSAEETAYPGSITDIQSREGDSQPSLRFHSF, from the coding sequence ATGGTCATCATCTACACGTCTCCTGGGTGCGCGAGCTGCCGTAAGGCGAAACAGTGGCTCAAAGATAACCACATTGAATTTGTCGAGAAGAATATTTTTTCAAGTGTTTTAAAAGAAAGTGAAATCAAGTATTTGTTATCGAGATGTGAGAACGGCACCGAAGATATCATTTCTGTTCGGTCGAAAGCTTTTCATTCTTTAAAGAAAGGGATTGATGATTATTCGACGAAGGAACTGGTTACTTTGATTCAGAAGAATCCGTCTATTCTGAAACGACCCATTCTTCTGAGTGAAAACAGTCTTGTTGTTGGCTATGACGATGACGAGATCACCACTATGACGCCTGTGGCCATGCGGAAATCTGCAGAAGAAACTGCATACCCGGGATCCATCACGGACATTCAGTCCAGAGAAGGCGACAGCCAGCCCTCTCTTCGATTCCATTCATTTTAA
- a CDS encoding thiamine diphosphokinase, translating to MTRPLILVTPATTVIPDVHGADYAAVDAGLLTLTEQGINPVFACGDFDSPKTPLDPCDVPEGCRLLRFPAEKNESDSQLAVQEAIHLGYDPVILTGSLSGRIDHTLANIRLLTHHHPGLILTDKEQQIRLLPPGIHVVTREFQHISLFALELSCISLESMQYPLDHRMVDEADIYTLSNEVAENEEKGIIHVHSGRLLLVQSNLP from the coding sequence ATGACCAGGCCACTGATTCTGGTCACTCCGGCAACCACAGTGATTCCCGATGTACACGGGGCTGACTACGCAGCCGTGGATGCCGGACTTCTCACTTTGACTGAACAAGGCATCAATCCTGTCTTCGCATGTGGAGATTTTGATTCGCCGAAAACCCCGCTCGATCCGTGCGATGTCCCCGAGGGCTGCAGGCTGCTCAGGTTTCCTGCCGAAAAAAACGAATCAGATTCCCAGCTTGCTGTACAGGAAGCCATCCACCTGGGATACGATCCGGTGATCCTGACGGGATCCTTATCCGGACGAATCGACCATACCCTGGCGAACATCCGTCTGCTCACACATCATCATCCAGGGCTGATTCTGACGGATAAAGAGCAGCAGATCCGGCTGCTGCCCCCCGGCATCCACGTAGTGACCAGGGAATTTCAGCACATTTCGCTGTTTGCTCTGGAGCTCTCCTGCATCTCGCTGGAATCCATGCAATATCCCCTGGACCATCGCATGGTGGACGAAGCTGATATTTACACACTGTCCAACGAAGTGGCAGAGAATGAGGAAAAGGGTATCATTCATGTCCATTCCGGCAGACTGCTGCTGGTGCAGTCAAACCTGCCATGA
- a CDS encoding NAD(P)-dependent oxidoreductase, translating to MHIALLESLGISPDALSAFTNQLEEQGHTFAVYEKTTDLQKLREEVREADVVILANMPLPWEALEGADRLKYIDVAFTGTDHVPVAQAAAHGIQVSNASGYAEDAVAELCLGFMIDLLRSIPQTDRTCRQGGTRAGWPARLLKGKTVGFVGAGRIAARTADLVRAFGTRSIGFRRHPTADPAFDRETDSLDELLREADIVSVHTPLTSSTKHMIADRELAAMKPGSYLINTARGPVVDAQALCRALNDGTIAGAAIDVFDQEPPLDPEDPLLQAPNLIVTPHIGFYTEESMDQRAKIVFDNLSQWLQGNWVNQVKP from the coding sequence ATGCATATCGCTTTACTGGAATCACTGGGGATTTCCCCCGATGCCCTGTCCGCATTCACCAATCAGCTCGAGGAACAGGGACATACATTTGCTGTCTATGAGAAAACGACCGATCTGCAGAAACTGAGAGAAGAAGTCCGTGAGGCGGATGTTGTCATTCTTGCAAACATGCCATTGCCGTGGGAAGCGCTGGAGGGAGCTGACCGTCTGAAATACATTGATGTCGCTTTCACCGGGACAGATCACGTACCTGTGGCCCAGGCTGCAGCACACGGGATACAGGTTTCGAACGCCTCCGGGTATGCCGAAGATGCCGTGGCGGAACTGTGCCTGGGCTTCATGATCGACCTGCTGCGCAGCATCCCGCAGACTGACAGAACGTGCCGGCAGGGTGGTACAAGGGCAGGATGGCCTGCCAGACTGCTGAAAGGCAAAACGGTGGGGTTCGTCGGTGCAGGCCGCATTGCAGCCCGTACTGCGGACCTGGTCCGGGCATTTGGGACCAGGTCCATCGGATTCCGCAGACACCCGACAGCAGATCCGGCCTTCGACCGCGAAACTGACAGCCTGGATGAGCTTCTTCGGGAAGCAGACATCGTTTCTGTTCACACGCCTCTGACCAGCAGCACGAAACATATGATTGCGGACAGGGAACTGGCTGCGATGAAACCCGGATCATATCTGATCAATACAGCCAGGGGGCCGGTGGTGGATGCACAGGCTCTCTGCCGGGCACTGAATGACGGCACGATTGCCGGAGCTGCAATCGATGTCTTTGACCAGGAACCGCCTCTGGATCCCGAAGATCCTCTGCTTCAGGCACCGAACCTGATCGTAACGCCTCATATCGGTTTTTACACAGAAGAATCCATGGACCAGCGGGCAAAAATCGTGTTTGACAACCTCAGCCAGTGGCTGCAGGGAAACTGGGTCAACCAGGTAAAGCCATAA
- the murD gene encoding UDP-N-acetylmuramoyl-L-alanine--D-glutamate ligase, whose product METVLVIGAARSGTAAARLLKQQGYEVILTDSGPVTDRSGLEGIKIVDNGHPEWLFEKEYAFVVKNPGIPYRVPVVKRFVDAGIPVYTEIETAFRAAPSLRYGAITGTDGKTTVTTLLYEMLKRKSDSARFAGNIGIPLSEVVLEAEGEPADIALELSNFQLMGTETFRPEVCTVTNLAPDHLDYMDSLESYYESKMKIYENCREEDWFIRNTDDPEIMKYATDIPCRIIDFSLTRECDLCRHDGKVWLLGQELFDEKDLKLAGDFNLGNAMMAAAMAFRLGVTPDDIQEVIRTFPGVEHRIEFVAEHNGVRIYNDTKATNTHAACAALSAFPERVILLAGGKDKHISFDGLKRYDSVVKQCYSFGETRDRFGDVFTHQTSVDTMEEAVDLALGLAEPGDTILLSPACSSFDQFANYEERGRVFKDLIRSRLQ is encoded by the coding sequence ATGGAAACAGTACTTGTGATCGGCGCTGCACGCAGTGGAACAGCCGCCGCCCGCCTGCTGAAGCAGCAGGGATATGAAGTGATTCTGACAGATTCGGGTCCGGTGACAGACCGCAGCGGGCTGGAGGGTATCAAGATCGTGGACAATGGGCATCCTGAATGGCTCTTCGAAAAGGAGTATGCATTTGTGGTCAAAAACCCCGGAATCCCATATCGTGTCCCGGTCGTTAAGCGTTTCGTGGATGCCGGGATCCCGGTCTATACAGAAATAGAGACCGCATTCCGTGCGGCCCCTTCGCTGCGCTACGGAGCCATTACGGGAACAGACGGGAAAACGACTGTCACGACCCTGCTCTATGAGATGCTGAAGCGGAAAAGTGACTCTGCCCGTTTTGCAGGCAACATCGGGATTCCGCTGTCTGAAGTGGTCCTGGAAGCGGAAGGAGAACCTGCCGATATTGCCCTGGAGCTGTCCAATTTCCAGCTCATGGGTACGGAAACTTTCAGACCGGAAGTATGTACAGTGACCAATCTGGCACCCGATCATCTTGATTACATGGATTCTCTGGAAAGCTATTATGAGTCCAAGATGAAGATCTATGAAAACTGCAGGGAAGAGGACTGGTTCATCCGGAATACCGATGATCCCGAAATCATGAAATATGCCACGGACATTCCCTGTCGCATCATCGACTTTTCTCTCACACGCGAATGCGATCTCTGCCGGCATGATGGCAAGGTGTGGCTGCTGGGGCAGGAACTGTTCGATGAAAAAGACCTGAAGCTGGCGGGTGATTTCAATCTTGGAAATGCCATGATGGCCGCTGCAATGGCCTTTCGGCTCGGAGTAACACCTGACGACATCCAGGAAGTGATCCGGACATTTCCCGGTGTGGAGCACCGGATCGAGTTTGTGGCTGAACACAATGGGGTTCGAATCTACAATGACACAAAAGCCACCAACACCCATGCAGCCTGTGCCGCTCTTTCTGCATTCCCGGAACGTGTCATACTGCTGGCCGGCGGCAAAGACAAGCACATTTCCTTCGATGGCCTGAAACGCTATGACTCTGTAGTGAAACAGTGCTATTCATTCGGAGAAACCCGGGACCGCTTTGGTGATGTGTTCACACATCAGACCTCTGTGGATACGATGGAAGAAGCCGTGGACCTTGCACTTGGTCTGGCTGAACCGGGAGACACCATTCTTCTGTCGCCCGCCTGTTCCAGCTTTGACCAGTTCGCCAACTATGAAGAGCGGGGAAGGGTGTTCAAGGACCTCATCCGCAGCCGTCTCCAGTGA
- the mraY gene encoding phospho-N-acetylmuramoyl-pentapeptide-transferase, translating to MVYSAWTTALAGAAVCLILMLVIMPGLIRYLHRIKFGQTEREEGLESHKKKNGTPTMGGIAFILVPVLVYILGSFFLPDMALNQNILIVLLAYVGYGLIGFLDDYIIVVKKDNAGLSPAAKFTLQAVLAVIFFLIYRSGSSTEIWIPLINRYIDLGWAYFLLVVLMFTAETNAVNLTDGIDGLCAGLMIIALVPFTVFACLQHQYPVMVLIVMVAASLLGYLKFNLHPARIFMGDTGSLALGGFIAATAMVLKQEILLVVIGFVFVAEVLSVIIQVTHYKRTGRRIFRMAPLHHHFEKGGMSETAVVTRFWLAGILFALAGLLLYFL from the coding sequence ATGGTTTATTCTGCATGGACCACAGCCCTGGCCGGTGCTGCAGTCTGTCTGATCCTCATGCTGGTGATCATGCCAGGACTCATCCGGTATCTGCACCGAATCAAGTTCGGCCAGACAGAACGGGAAGAAGGACTGGAGTCTCATAAAAAGAAAAACGGTACCCCCACCATGGGGGGCATTGCGTTCATTCTGGTCCCCGTGCTGGTGTATATTCTGGGATCTTTTTTCCTGCCTGACATGGCGCTCAACCAGAACATCCTGATTGTCCTTCTCGCCTACGTCGGCTATGGCCTGATCGGGTTCCTGGATGACTATATCATTGTGGTCAAAAAAGACAATGCAGGCCTGAGCCCGGCCGCAAAATTCACCCTTCAGGCAGTTCTGGCAGTCATATTTTTCCTGATCTATCGGTCCGGCTCCAGTACGGAGATCTGGATCCCCCTGATCAACCGGTACATCGATCTTGGCTGGGCCTACTTTCTGCTGGTGGTGCTGATGTTTACGGCTGAAACGAATGCCGTCAACCTGACAGACGGAATAGACGGGCTGTGTGCGGGCCTTATGATCATCGCCCTGGTTCCCTTTACAGTATTTGCCTGCCTGCAGCATCAGTATCCGGTGATGGTGCTGATTGTCATGGTGGCTGCCTCTCTTCTGGGGTACCTGAAATTCAACCTGCATCCTGCCCGGATCTTCATGGGTGATACCGGATCGCTGGCACTCGGGGGTTTCATCGCAGCCACAGCCATGGTCCTCAAGCAGGAGATCCTGCTGGTTGTCATCGGTTTTGTCTTCGTTGCCGAGGTTCTGTCCGTCATCATACAGGTCACACATTACAAGCGTACCGGCAGGCGAATTTTCCGCATGGCCCCCCTGCATCACCACTTTGAAAAAGGCGGCATGAGCGAGACTGCAGTCGTCACCCGGTTCTGGCTTGCCGGCATTCTCTTTGCCCTCGCTGGACTGCTGCTGTATTTTCTGTAG
- the trpS gene encoding tryptophan--tRNA ligase: protein MKRMLSGIKPTGRLHLGNYIGAISQFAKYQDEYELFIFIANEHAITIPIEAKDLRKNTRDLIALYLACGLDPEKVTLFLQSDVEAHAKLGWIMTCMAYMGEMQRMTQYKDKTAKGEKGVTAGLFTYPALMAADILLYDPDFVPVGQDQKQHVELTRNLAERFNHRYSDTFKIPEPLSQTVGQKVYSLTDPTKKMSKSESNPRGTIDLLDDPAQARNKIRSAVTDSLGVVRYDPQNQPGVSNLLTIQSVLSGEPVEDIVARYEGKGYGELKKEVGETVFTFLTDLQARYRKILDEKIVDKVLEEGAARARKIADKKISKVYRKVGFTI, encoded by the coding sequence ATGAAACGAATGCTCAGCGGGATCAAACCCACCGGACGGCTGCACTTGGGCAACTACATCGGTGCGATCTCCCAGTTTGCAAAATACCAGGATGAATATGAACTTTTTATATTCATTGCCAATGAACACGCCATTACCATTCCCATTGAGGCAAAGGACCTGAGAAAGAACACCAGGGATCTCATCGCTTTATACCTTGCCTGCGGGCTGGATCCTGAGAAGGTAACGCTGTTTCTCCAAAGTGATGTGGAAGCCCATGCCAAACTTGGCTGGATCATGACATGTATGGCTTATATGGGAGAAATGCAGCGGATGACACAGTACAAGGACAAGACAGCCAAGGGAGAGAAAGGGGTGACTGCCGGCCTTTTCACCTACCCTGCGCTGATGGCGGCTGACATACTTCTCTATGATCCGGACTTTGTACCTGTCGGGCAGGATCAGAAGCAGCATGTCGAACTGACGAGAAATCTGGCGGAACGGTTCAATCACAGGTACAGCGATACATTCAAAATCCCCGAACCGCTGTCACAGACAGTCGGCCAGAAAGTCTATTCTCTGACAGATCCCACAAAAAAAATGTCAAAATCCGAATCCAATCCCAGGGGTACCATCGATCTGCTGGACGATCCTGCACAGGCCCGCAACAAAATCAGGAGTGCTGTAACGGATTCCCTGGGCGTTGTCCGATATGATCCGCAGAATCAGCCTGGTGTCTCCAATCTGCTGACGATTCAGTCTGTTCTCTCCGGAGAGCCTGTGGAAGACATTGTGGCGAGGTATGAAGGAAAAGGCTATGGGGAGCTGAAGAAAGAAGTCGGAGAAACGGTGTTCACGTTTCTCACTGACCTGCAGGCAAGGTACCGGAAGATTCTCGATGAGAAAATCGTCGACAAAGTACTGGAAGAAGGCGCAGCCAGAGCCAGAAAAATTGCGGACAAAAAAATCAGCAAAGTATACCGAAAAGTCGGATTCACGATTTGA